The DNA segment ACAATAGTCCCCTTAATCCGGTGTAATCGcatcattcatacattcatagaAGGAATTTAGAGAAGGCTCTGGTCGGAGAACATGGAAGGTCAATACAATTAGCATAAAAAAGACCGCGAGAATTTCATTAACTGCCATGGCCAAGCGAAGGCAACGATCGTTTGTAAATCTTGTTTTAATGAATGATGAAGCGGATTTTTCTCCAAACGTTTGGTCGAGCGCAAACAAATTTGGAGctgatatatttctttctttttacccAACTTAATGTACATTTTCTTAGGTAATGTCAATGGAGATAAAacagatgattttcttttacgGAATGGAACGTTACTTACCGATCAACCCGGGAGAAATCTAACAGAAGAAGAAATATACCAATTCGGACAATCATGTAAGTTGTCATGCTTTATTGGCACACGTGTATTCATGcagatgatgttgatgaagatgatgatgaccatcatatgatggtgataatgatgataagcAAGATGGCAATCattttaatattgataatgGTAAGTATGATATGTTGGTATctataatggtgatgatgatgataacgatgttgAAGACgataataaaaatgacattGCCAATGGTTATTATcttgacgatgacgatgatcatgacgatgacgatgatcataatgatcatGTCGAGACGATTAATTCCGTggttaatgataaaaatgataatgctgacgacaatgatgacgacgacgaagaCGATGATTTTGATGACGATAAATGGTAAGCTCGACCTGATAGTCATCTATCACGAATCAAAACAgccattaaacatgttaaacctCCTTACCTAACTGAACAGAGTTCTTTCTCTACTCCTAAAGGGATGATAACGAAGAACGAGTCGCTGTTTGAATACGGTGATAGGGACTGGAGTTACTACAACCCGAGTAACTATACACCAATGTTCTTAGACGCCCTGCTCGCCCTCGACCCAAACAGGACCAGAGAGGCCCGGGAGACTTGCGGGGATGACGAAACGTGCCTTTTCGACTTCCTCGCCGTCAACCCCGAATTGGGAAAACAGACGATGGACACCGGGAACCAACTCGACAACGAACTCGTAAACCTTGGTGAGATTCGTCATCGCTATCATTAATCCCATATAATGAGTATTATCATACATTCCTGTTTTTGTTTTACACATGATTTCGTAATATTGACATTTTCACATTGGACTGACACTATAAGAGCACAAATACATTAAGGTGGCAGCTGAAAATGGGCAACCAGCCATAATTTTACTTAATTACGTCATgcattttttcaatatataattttatatgaattttcatttttctggaATATAAACAGCAGCTAACACCGacagtctttaaatatagtaagccttgaaattatgattacatgacatgatttttctttaaaggaaTTGAAATAGTTTTAATGCGAATTCGAGTACCATTTGTgattaatatgaaattaattttttttcttttttttgtaattttatagATAATTTCCCTCCGAACATAACAAGCGTCATGGAACTTACAGAAACAGATGCACTACAGGAGGATGACGTTCTCTTCGTGCAAGTGGGCGTGAACGTTACCTTAGAGATTACTGCACATGATCCTAACGATGATGACGTATACTTTACTTTCAACGATACAACTCCAGATGGCGCCAATATCAGCGCAGGTGAGATATTTACGCGTGCGAGTGCGTGTGTGAGTTTTATTGTTTCTTACACTCCTTCTATCGCCTGAAAAATGATTAGTTTTTATTGACATTTCCAAAGATATATTGTAGTCGCATGagtgaaatgaagtttgaatGATTACGCGTGCTCTATCATtgctctctctttcccttctgtctttccctattttttttaatccaattcCTGTCGTTATCTTTCGACCTTCTCTCTCaatttctctccctttcccttttGTCTTCCCTTTTTGTATCTGTCATCTCCCTCTTGCCGTAATATCTCACGTTTTCCATTTCTGCTGTCTCTCCCACCCTGTCTCTTTTGTCTGTTCGTCCCTCTCTGCTCGTCTCCCTGCTGTTTCCTCTTATCTTAACACTTTTTCTCACATTCTTTCCCATTATATCTCACTTTTCTCCCCACCTAACATCTCTCGCGTAGATGGTATTTTCACCTGGACACCCACTAATCTAAACATCTCCTCCATTGAGATCATCGCGATGGACAACCGAGGCGCAGAGACTTCCCTCTCCTACAAAGTCCTCATCTGTCAATGCGAGAACGATGGCGAGTGTGATTTCGAGAGCCAAGCCGAGGGACAGGACCTCAATGCTAATGGCTTTgctgtaagtacatgtatattcattgacGAGCTTTGCTGGGGGAGGGGGAAAATCGTTAACAGAACACAAAAAGTAGgcccagtcacatctttcgAATCGTAGTGTTGAAAAAAGCCTTAAATAACGCGTTCGTGCGACATGAGGTATTGCCGGTTGTAACAGAGCCTCTGTTAGCGCATCTTCTGATGTATAGTGCTTTAAACGTCCACTTAAGTTTGTTCTGTcgaatatgaaataaaacaaattcagtTGAATTGAATAGAATTTTAGCCGTCCGCACTGATCTAATAACGCTGGATAACTGACATTGGTACTGACGATTTTTAAGTACATTCCAGATGACGAGATAATGAAAAGACGAGTTAAGAGACGAAAAGACGAGTTGTTGGAACTCTGAAAGCAGACTAATTTGGGACAAGATGACGGAACTCGGAAAGCCCCCTTTGCAAGGTTCAACAACTCTTCATATATATTTGTCCATGTCCAAAACAAGCTGTCTTTCCAAGCTCGTCGTCTTATCTTGTCCTAAACAGGTCAACCAGCTGAGTTtcaaataatcatcattttgtctTTTAATCCACAACAAGCCGAGTCGCCCATTTTCAACAACTCGTCATCTTGTCTGTTGTCCCAAATGAGTTTTCTCATTCCAACTCACAATCACATATGTGTTTCATCTGCAGGTATGATATTCTTCAACAATTGTTAATTATTCATTAAACACACATAGTTTGAGaccttttcagcatttttcatGAACTAAGTTCACTCAAAGCATTCACATTTAAAAGAGCATAGAAATCAACGATTTTTTTTGTCTACATGAATGTAATGATATTCAGGTGGTCACGTGCAACTGCACTGGTGGGTGGTCAGGTGACCACTGTGACGTGGACTACGATGCATGTGAGGGTAGCGGGCCTTGTTATGAGGGGGTTCTCTGCTACGATGAGCCCCCGTCCTCAGAGGAAGAATACAGATGCGGGCCCTGCCCTCCTCAATTGACAGGCAACGGGAGTAATTGCTTCGGTGAGTTATAAGAGAACCCAACCAATAAggaaaaagttgtttttagaggaaaagggaaacaaaatagAGAGACAGATGGgtaaagtttgaacaatatatCATTAAGAgttattgattttcaaaaagttgtaACACAGTGAAGTCATTACTTCTACGTGGACATTGTTGGTATCATTGTGAGGTAGCGAATCGAcaactctttcattttctccaaTGCACAAAGtggtttgaatgttttttttttataaagctttacttcaaattatatctttcttgCACGAGGACATGAAAAATTAGCTATTTGCGTTTCCAGTATTTTGGTTACTTTTCCATGGGAATCGGTACTCGTGAGAGAATCACAAATGCATGATAAATAAGTACACAGCCTGTATCGGAAAGTTCTCTTGAAGTGATGAACAATAATATTGCAGtcttttttgtttaataaagaGTAAGCTATCGTCATGCGTAGAATATGTGATGTATAATTGATTTCTCTTGTCCCAAAATGATTTACAATTGCGTACAATAACAATATTTCCTCAAATCTCCTATCTTCATACGTTAAGACTTCAACGAATGTGCTGAAGATGACACCAACGAATGTGACCAGATTTGTGAAAATGAGTTGGGTTCCTACACATGCTCTTGTGAATCGGGCTACAGGCTTGGCCTTGATCAACGTTCATGTACCTGTAAGTTAATGTGAGAGAATCTGTAAGGATAAACCAAGTGTGAATGGGGTAGGATAGGGTGTGTGTGCGCATGTGTTTTGGTACGTAGGGGAGGGTGGGTGTGTATGCGCGTGTGTGTGACAAAGAGGATAATTTCGTAGGTGTGTGTGGGTAAGTTGATTGGTGGGTGGTtttgtgtgggtgagtgtgtgaGTTCACACAAATTTGCGAGGGTGGGTGAAGTGTATGGCAGTGTGGAATGAAAATTTCTATTTGCGGGTTTTTTGTTAACTGTATGCCATTAAATTTGACTAACTAAGCTTTGAAAATGTGCGAAGCATCGGAATGGTCCGAGAATATAAGGAAAAGCCAccgagaacaaaaaaaaaatataagaagacagaaattaaataacaaaattattaccTTCGTCGTTGTAATAAATAGTAAAATACtagaatagtagtagtagtttgtAGTAgccatagtagtagtagtagtagtagtagtagtagtagaataaaagtagaagaagaagaagcaaaaaaaaaaaaaatggtaagaagaagacgaagaagaagaagaagaaaaagaagaagtagtagtagtagtagtagtagtagaagtagtagtagtagtagtagtagtagaagtagtaatagtagaagtagtagtagtagtatttgtaGTAGCATTGGTAGAAGTTGCGTAATTCCTAAACGACATAATTAATAGGTTACAAACTGGATGCttataatgatgatatcatAACATTACTGATAATGGTCATTACTATAGTAATATCATATTATTAGTAATGAGAATTGGAGAAAACCGTAATGCTGTTAATATTGAAATCAGTACCAAAAAGGTTATAATTACGATAACAGTTACAAATAACACCCTTAACATCACAGTGCAATTTATTTACACCTTATTTTTGGttaactttatttcttttagGGATATCCTGTACTGAGGAACTAAAGAATTCCACGGGATCTGAAAACTGTACTTGCGAGTCAGGCTTTGAACTCATAAATGGATCCTGCACAGGTAAAGCGTTAGATCAGGCGGCAGTCACAGCGACTAATCATACTACGgtcaataaaaatacattatttccaatgacacACATTGATCGATTAGGAATCAGTGTTATTGTGTTGACTGTGGCATCATTGtagttttatattttaatgagaaaataTACTGCCCTCTATGTTCGTTGGTAACAAGTTAGTTCAGGTGGCAGTCACAGCGACTTATCCTATTACAATCCGATCAAAGAATTACATTAGGCCTAAATCTTAATGAGAAAATAtactgccctctacgttcattGGTAACGTTAGCTTATGTGGCAGTTACAGTGACTAAGACTACTACAATCCGATCAAAAGAATtacattatttccaatgacatacaTTGATCGATTTGGAATCAGTGTTATTGTGTTGACTGTGGCATCACTGGAGGCTTACATCTTAATGAGAAAATATACCGACCTCTGCGTTCGTTGGTAAAACGTGAGATTATGTGGCAGCCACATCGACTAATCCTACTGCAGTCCGTTCAAAATAATTACATTATTTCCAAAGACACACATTGATCGATTTGGAATCAGTGTTATTGTGTTGACTGTGGCATCACTGAGCCTTATATCTCAATGGGAAAATATGCCGCCCTCTGCGTTCGTTAATAAAACGTGAGATCAGGTGGCAGTCACATCGACTAATCCTACTACGGTCCGATCAAGAGTACTACATTATTTCCAACGACACACATTGATCGGTTTGGAATCAGTGTAATTGTGAAGACTGTGGCATCATTGTAGGCCTAAATCTTAATGAGAAAATATACCGCCCTCTACGTTTGTTGGTAAAACGTGAGATCAGGTGGCAGTCACATCGAATAATCCTACTACAGTCCGATCAAGAGAACTACATTATTTCCAACGACACACATTGATCGGTTTGGAACAGTGTTATTGTGTGTACTGTGGCGTCATTGTGGGCTTAATCTTGATGAGAAGGGAGAAACCCGTTAATTTTAGCAGTTTGtaataattaagaattattCTGATATTAAAACGCAAAACAGTAATAACTGAATAACATGTTTTAAGGTATTTCCTTATTGCAAAAGTATAGAGCAATTATTCCATTttggaaattgaaattgaaattaaaaacttgaattgaattccactttcatccttttattatattttcagattttgatgaatgtCTGGTTGGTGTAGACCAGTGTCCATCTGATATAGCTATGTGCAAAAACCTACAAGGAGATTATAATTGTACTTGCCATTCTGGATACGAAAACATGTCACCGAAAGAGTGTCGAGGTAAAAAATATCAACTAGTTGctatattcatttacttattcagCTTATTGTTTTGTAATTTATCTAATATTTATTACTTATTTTTTATCTACTGATTTATcgattaatttattcattcttctGTTCATCtaataatttatgatggtatttaTCTGTTAATCTTCTTATctgtttattcatgtatttattcatcgattttctttttcattcatgtatttatttaatttattattatcaagatgGCATATTCATTctactatttttttctgtatttcgAAACAGACAACTTtatgtttgtaagttatgaacAGTTGTTTCTGGTATactctcttttatttaaatagaCATCAACGAATGTGAACGTGAATTGGATAATTGCAACAAGACTGAATTCAACTGTGTGAACACACTTGGTAACTTCTCTTGCGTATGTAAGGAAAATACAACAGAAGTCGATGGAGTTTGTCTAGGTAGGAAAAATATTCCTAATGTTTTACATTTGTCACATTATATTCGTGTTTAAATAatactaaaaaataataatgattaatttaGAGGTAATAAACAGGAAATGAGTACTTTCTATACATTTTCTTTACCCAGGCAGCATCTCCAACTCTCTCCCAGGTCTTATTGTCTTTATCATGCAACATTGGCATTGTTCTTGTTTAACTTGTTTGTAACTCTCTATTCTTTATGTGTTTGAAATGccaaataaaacaacaacaacgatgttgatgataatggaaatgacaataataatactcaTAATAATCATAGTAATGATActaatgattataatattgataatgatactaATGAATGAATCTGTAACATTCTTGTTGATTGTATGAAATAGGTGCATTGACGCTGTCATTCAACGTtcgtttttcatttatcaacGGGCTAAGCGTTATTACCTACCCAGAGACAATTGACTCCCAAGAAAATCAGGAGAAATTGGCACAAGATGTAAGTTTTTTTTCGAAAGGCGTTTTTACACAAGGATTTAGACCTGGTTAAAATTCATGTTGAGTGCGTACGTGCACGTGATACATAACGCGTAATCTCATTGGGCAATACCGCGTCCAATGATCGTAATCTGACCAATGTGGCGAAGCGTATTAATCGCAGCACGTGAATATGAGAATTAAAAGTCCAGATCGGACTTAAATGTTTGTGTAAAACTCTCCTAGAGTCCGTTGGAGAAGGAATCAAGCTTAAAcgcaacaaaaaataataaaacgtaATATCCTAGTACGTGATTTTCAttagttgaaaataaaatttcaattagCTTTTTTAGTAGCGTTTAATTGAACAGGTTCCCTTACAGAAAGGGTTGCAATGaactaagaaaaaaattagCTGAAGTTTCAACCAATCAACGCCACGTATTTGGGATTTACGTCTGATTTTCTAAATTGTTTTTATACGGAACACATTGTCCAGTGGCACCAGCTCAGTTGACATTTCTCATTCATGAGAATCACCCAAAGTTATTATGTGTAAAACCCGTCTATTATATTTTTAGTAATACTCtttaaaatgtataatttattgTGTTAGTATTAGAATAGAGCGGTAACTgtgcaaaataaaatgtttttttttattattatggtcATTATGATGCATTTATTCGAATATCAATATAGTCGAAATACGAAAGGAATAATGTTCATATTTTCTCCCATGTATTCATCGTTCTATATAAAGCATTATCTATTTGTCCGAAAATCATTTTTAGTAAAAAGCaatataagaataataataagctTTCAAACTATTATCGTGTGCAAATGTAATCGTttctcgaaaaaaaaattaagtaaacTTAATATATGAAACTGATTTAAATAAGTAGTTCcgttcatcaacatttatcatGATGAGAGGTTGAAAGAAAGTTATTATTTGCAATTCGTTTTGTTCCTTTCTCGTGTGTGAAATGAATCCAAAGATTTCTGCAATTCTCGAAGATCAAATAATACATGTTTTATAATCGAAAttattctctctctttattatttttaaggTCTTGCGTTATCTCAACACGTCTTCAGAACTGAAAGACGACACGTTGCAGGCTATATCTGTGCAGAACTACAGCTTGACAGGAATTTATCTTCTGATTTCCTTCCGGTGTGACTTAAAACCCGACTCGTCACTGACCGAATCTAATCTGGAGAACATTTTCATGGAACTCCTTCCCAGCTCACGGCTTATTGAACCAGACCATGAAGTTACTCCCGAGGGTAGGCATTCCCAAAATATTTGTTACGAAGAACTCCCCAGCCCTAGTTTTCAATATTAATCTTAAGCATtaaaattattcaataaattGTGATTATGTTGTTTTGTATGTTGtctaaatgaataattttttttattgcttgattTGAAAGGAAATAAAGAGGGATGAGAGGAGCGAGACATAGATCCATTAAGCACAATCAATGTTGCATTATACCaggcaatatattttattatggtaatgttttatttttcctaaATCCTCTTGATTCGTCTTTTTCCAATCTCttacttcttcctcttcttatcTCTCCACATCATCTtctccttcatcatcatcttctccttcatcatcatcttcatcttctccatcatcatcatcatcaccatctccattatcattatgttaatcaacattatcaccatcatcactatcaacaccaatcatctccatcatcatcatcatcaacattaacttcaacaacaacatcatcgtcatcaacatcatcaccacaaccattatcatcatcatcatcatcaacaacaacaacaacatcatcatcattaccaactTCACCTTCTCCTTCTTTTACAGATATCAATGAATGTGAGCTATCTACGGATGTGTGTAGTAACGGTAACTGTACAAATACAGACGGTAGCTATTTTTGTACCTGTTCTGTAGGCTTCCAACTCGGAAACGGGGATGCTTCTTGCATAGGTGGGTAAACGAGTTACCAGATATGTATatttatcatacaaataatgtgGAAATATACTAgatatgtatatttattatacaaataaatgtGGAAATATACcagatatgtattttattatacaaataatgtggAAATAtaggtatcaaaataatttaaattaaaTTGTGCGTAAATGTGTAATACTCTTAACAACCTTAAATTAATATCACTCTCGGCATATTTGGTGGGCCTACTTGTTTTTCAAAAAGTTAGTTGATAATTGAGAAGTTGTACTGCTATACGGCATTCAGTAAAGTCTTTTCCAAATTATGGCTAAACGTGTTGTCTATCAAGTATGCATGTCAGAGATACAAACTAGATCAAGAAAAATTCAGTGTTTTAAAGGCTTAGATTCAGTATGTTGGTAAGAAATTCATTATACCAAAATACCATACGAAAACACATAACCGAAACTTAAGAGTTCAGAAATCGCATGAAACCACTAATGcactttctcatttttcagtaatgATTACTTCTTGGCACCTATGGCACGTTATTTTTTGTAGCTCGTATCAATCCTGGTGTATGTGCCAACGGCACTATGTCGTTATCACTCTAGCTttagcgtgtgtgtgtgtatttgagttttgtcagacgtgtatcaatcagatatgattatttacactgttagaaaatttatcctcaaaataaaagaagttcctgcagcagagtctcgagaacacctgtaatcttaccgatttgcgtaatcttacaagaaattggtatttggagtacggaatcttacaaatttccttgaataaaacatccttttcccctctttaaacagacctgttctgttaaattacagaaaaattcccgttttatgaatttacagaatgattctgttattgctttctgcataatcttctgtttattttcggtaaaatcacgttttttttaacagtgtacgtctgggaccgacctttgaCGTCACcttccgaaagacgtgaccagggctcgaacttcgaacctctgcatcaatttgtaacttccccacagcttggattataGGCGCacaccacaacgcccagttgtccAGCAGTCGCCCGAAGCCTCCTTatcacactctttttttttttaattactttagAAAATtctactttctttttcttcctgttATCATTTCTATActctatatactttttttaaccACTTGGAATATCTAAGGAGGCGGTCCTCGGCCTTCCCCTACCCCCTCGGTACTGACCTGAACTTAATACTTCCAACTCTATAATAGCCAGTATTCATGATATGACGTCATTGAACATTTTAGGAGTAGTCAAACTTATAATCGCTTTTCAATACTTGATGGTAAAATTCTTccctttgtatttttgtttattttagatatcaatgaGTGTCTCGGGAATCATACATGCAACCAAACGTGTATCAACTCACCTGGAAATTACTCGTGTTCTTGTAATCCTGGCTTTGAGCTCGATGATGATGGGTTTACATGCAGCGGTATGTTTCGTTTACATAACACGCTCCGTTACATGACCTTACCGTTGTCCTACTCTTTAAAGAGGTTGAATGTCATCACTCTCGGATCCTCCCACTTACTGCGATAAAGCATTATAGTTTGTCTCCTTCCTAAACTATTTGTACGTTTAAGTAAATTACTAATAAGCGAAACTCCGTTCTGAGGACATTTGGAGACATTTTTACTGCAAATCGATtcattaaaaatgtttcttattcttaaatttttctttctttcttagatACCAATGAATGTAATGCAACAGACGTGTGTAGTAACGGGAACTGTACAAATACATATGGAAGCTACTATTGCACTTGTGATGACGGTTTCACTGGAACTGGAAATGATTCTTGTATAGGTAAGGATTTTCCTTGTATGTATTTCTACTTGTAATATGAATACTTCTACTTCTATTACTTCCATTACTTAAATTATaatatcactactactactactactactactactactactactacaactattactactacaacaacaactcactactactactcctactactactactactcctactacaaTTACTCCAACAactcctactactactggtTGTACGGGTACTGTACGATTTAGATTCTATTTTAAACTTGTTCCGTGtacttctctttcttctccctcttgAAGTCTTCGCTCTTTGTAGTTTGTTCTCGTATGTGTTTGTTATGCGCTTTGCTTTTctatatcttctttttttctttctattattctttttattatctcttttctcctttgttcttcttcttttcatcatcctcttctcctaccccttcttcttttcttcttcttcttctccttctcctcttccttcttctccttcttctttttgttgttcttcttcATTTACTCCTTTCCTTTCCTGCTTCCTGTCCATATTCTGCATTTCTCACTCGTGTCCCTTCCTGTTTTGTTCGACTCTTAACGATCTTACGTTACTTTTCTTTTTACGTATGTAGAAATCGATGAGTGTGAATCGAATCCTTGCCAAAATGGAGCAACTTGCATAGACGGGGTCAACATGTATAACTGTACCTGCGCACCTGGTTATACTGGAACCAATTGCACAATAGGTAATTTGACAAAAATAAGTAGTAGGGCGATCTATAGAGAGGTTGAGGGAAAGAGTGTGGTcgattttcaccttttcatCTGAACTAAACAAAGAAAGTGGCTATAAGTACGCGTACCTTAATGCCAATCCAGGTACAATGTCTTGATTTGAAATTCAGAGTACACACTTCAGCTGGTTTAAAAAAGAACCGACACCAACATTTTTAATTATTaccttttatattattttttcttgattatgtTAGAAATGACCATGTATTATAAACTCtttaaaaagtttggaaatatgACTTTGACCGATAATCCCTCTTTGGTTCTAGTAAATACTAATATGTGATTGataccaatgaatatatcatttgattccctttaaaattaaaccctacatgatatgattgtgGTTAatatggaggtgcagtgccttgaaatgtggggcagcgtcaaaattcaaaagttgcaaaatgacacaatattgaaagtcgctGTTcattttccgtggtgatgagtgagtttatcagcggtttcttttacatcaacattaacatggaattaAACATACATCTGCAAACACATaccaaacacaaaaacaaacacATATCAAACAAGCAAACCTGCATGGGTATttaaaccacgactcaaaccatgttttatcacagaaccatcactacatagGCCACAACAAaacgtaaaaaaatgaagaagcaggggcttgattttgttggattttcatctttatttacacagacaaaagaatccttttttattgacccttcatgactatttcagcttgttttgcagcttttcaattcagatctcatccaacacttttgactCCTGCTCTTTTCgc comes from the Lytechinus variegatus isolate NC3 chromosome 9, Lvar_3.0, whole genome shotgun sequence genome and includes:
- the LOC121421969 gene encoding mucin-like protein produces the protein MSYALLTDSRWTSCYQPRWPRFGGGYRCTYEFSALIRGYRSLWRSSHYQAVMPSNARFFSFFYYSLSYYYAWIERDVLPRFYCCGLAGGNFCRLYELRRPRAHCFGYRRPWWGWFWGDPHINTLDGRKYTFNGLGEYITLSYSHGDPFVLQSRTGKAFNNSEPVEHGTVFIGFAATQDITKVEFQLNDNRTEMSILVNGSSINMTDFLNDGYDSQDPTFILSLDNETESEDEIKVTALFQPEGYSSTSFTVTFKNGILDITVMVPPEYSENATGRGLLGNVNGDKTDDFLLRNGTLLTDQPGRNLTEEEIYQFGQSWMITKNESLFEYGDRDWSYYNPSNYTPMFLDALLALDPNRTREARETCGDDETCLFDFLAVNPELGKQTMDTGNQLDNELVNLDNFPPNITSVMELTETDALQEDDVLFVQVGVNVTLEITAHDPNDDDVYFTFNDTTPDGANISADGIFTWTPTNLNISSIEIIAMDNRGAETSLSYKVLICQCENDGECDFESQAEGQDLNANGFAVVTCNCTGGWSGDHCDVDYDACEGSGPCYEGVLCYDEPPSSEEEYRCGPCPPQLTGNGSNCFDFNECAEDDTNECDQICENELGSYTCSCESGYRLGLDQRSCTCKLM